The Candidatus Manganitrophus noduliformans genome includes a window with the following:
- a CDS encoding carboxypeptidase-like regulatory domain-containing protein has protein sequence MSRCFFLTLLILTLPLPALAADFNGRVVEERSREGISDLTVRLIPPKAAGRPEKATTTDERGGFRFPDIERGRYLLEVYQGTTLLYREVVETDQETVKEIQLSRKGR, from the coding sequence ATGAGCCGATGCTTTTTCCTGACGCTGCTGATTCTCACCCTCCCCCTCCCGGCGCTCGCCGCTGATTTCAACGGCCGCGTCGTCGAGGAGAGAAGCCGGGAGGGGATTTCCGATCTGACGGTCCGGCTGATCCCGCCGAAAGCGGCGGGGCGGCCGGAGAAGGCCACCACCACCGACGAGCGGGGGGGATTCCGTTTTCCCGACATCGAGAGGGGCCGATACCTGCTGGAGGTGTATCAAGGAACCACCCTCCTCTATCGGGAGGTGGTCGAGACGGATCAAGAGACGGTCAAGGAGATTCAACTCTCGCGGAAGGGGAGATGA
- a CDS encoding class I SAM-dependent methyltransferase — translation MLDRDLTRKEEETARRLLSYLLRHPEARDTLEGMTRWWLLEEEIHERLVEISQGLSSLVKQGLILEEHRGASLPLYRLNPDKKDEVKALVERLFPLRREV, via the coding sequence ATGCTGGACCGCGACTTGACACGGAAAGAGGAAGAGACCGCTCGACGACTCCTCAGCTACCTCCTCAGACATCCGGAGGCGAGGGATACCCTTGAAGGAATGACGCGGTGGTGGCTGTTGGAGGAGGAGATTCATGAGCGACTGGTGGAAATCTCACAAGGGCTCTCGTCGCTGGTTAAGCAGGGACTGATCCTGGAGGAGCATCGCGGCGCATCGCTCCCTCTCTATCGTTTGAATCCGGATAAGAAGGACGAGGTCAAGGCGCTCGTGGAGCGTCTTTTCCCCCTTCGAAGGGAGGTTTAG